One part of the Conexibacter woesei Iso977N genome encodes these proteins:
- a CDS encoding murein hydrolase activator EnvC family protein, producing the protein MSRTTLISTTFLVVLGGVGPGVAAGDERWRRPLPGGAVVAPFTYERAAPYAHGRRRGIDIQGRAGAPVLAACTGTVTYAGRVPRLGRGVTIRCGDGLVATELGLSKTLVARGAHLSRGTPLGLLGPAGTLRLGARLASDPKAYINPEPLLTDQPPQLAPVPPAPRPHRIHPSHPEPPHAAPTSRPLPWPILAGTATLASAALGGTTLRIRRRRRPRRATGRVALGGGR; encoded by the coding sequence ATGTCCCGCACAACGCTCATCTCAACGACGTTCCTGGTGGTGCTCGGGGGCGTCGGTCCTGGCGTCGCTGCCGGTGACGAGCGCTGGCGCCGGCCGTTGCCGGGAGGTGCGGTCGTCGCACCGTTCACGTACGAGCGGGCGGCGCCGTATGCGCACGGCCGGCGCCGGGGCATCGACATCCAGGGACGCGCCGGAGCGCCGGTCCTGGCGGCCTGCACCGGGACCGTCACCTACGCCGGCCGCGTCCCGCGCCTCGGCCGCGGCGTGACGATCCGCTGCGGTGATGGGCTCGTCGCGACCGAGCTGGGCCTCTCGAAGACGCTCGTCGCCCGCGGAGCGCACCTCTCCCGCGGCACGCCCCTCGGCCTCCTCGGCCCGGCCGGAACCCTCCGCCTCGGCGCCCGCCTGGCCTCCGACCCCAAGGCCTACATCAACCCGGAACCCCTGCTCACCGACCAACCACCCCAACTCGCTCCCGTCCCACCCGCACCACGCCCCCACCGGATCCACCCCAGCCACCCCGAACCACCGCATGCCGCACCCACCTCACGCCCGCTCCCCTGGCCCATCCTCGCCGGCACCGCCACCCTCGCCTCCGCCGCACTCGGAGGCACGACGCTCCGCATCCGCCGTCGCCGCCGTCCGCGCCGGGCAACCGGTCGCGTGGCGTTGGGCGGGGGCCGATAG
- a CDS encoding FmdB family zinc ribbon protein, translated as MPIYEYRRPNGTTFEVMQRMTDDPLTHDPDTGEPVERVFHPVAVHFKGKGFYNTDYGTKRRNRELRESAESGADRYEAGQAEKRKEARDAKSSTSSSDSTAKPAKSSGSGDGKKPAAKKPAKKS; from the coding sequence ATGCCCATCTACGAGTACCGCCGACCCAACGGGACGACCTTCGAGGTCATGCAGAGGATGACCGACGATCCCTTGACGCACGACCCGGACACGGGCGAGCCGGTCGAGCGCGTCTTCCACCCGGTGGCGGTCCACTTCAAGGGCAAGGGCTTCTACAACACCGACTACGGGACCAAGAGGCGCAACCGCGAGCTGCGCGAGTCCGCCGAGTCGGGGGCCGACAGGTACGAGGCCGGGCAGGCGGAGAAGAGGAAGGAAGCCAGGGACGCGAAGTCCTCGACGTCCTCCTCCGACTCCACTGCGAAGCCCGCGAAGTCCTCGGGCTCGGGCGACGGCAAGAAGCCGGCGGCCAAGAAGCCCGCGAAGAAGTCGTAG
- the rsmI gene encoding 16S rRNA (cytidine(1402)-2'-O)-methyltransferase, producing MSESGRLVVCPTPIGNLEDITLRVLAALREADVVACEDTRHTRVLLDKYGVSARTVSYHEHNEAGRSSELVSRMQSGETVALVSDAGMPLVNDPGFVLVQACVAAGIGVEVLPGPSAALTALVASGLPSGTWRFVGFLPRKVGELSSLLSSAAETLVAFESPRRLSASLATLASLDADRPVAVCRELTKLHEEILRGTASELLQHFTETEPRGEIVVVIGAASEETASLGPALDALSRLVEAGAKKRPAAGVVSDLTGIPANTLYRALTEGG from the coding sequence ATGAGCGAGTCCGGGCGGTTGGTGGTGTGCCCGACCCCGATCGGGAACCTGGAGGACATCACGCTGCGGGTGCTGGCCGCGTTGCGCGAGGCGGACGTCGTCGCCTGCGAGGACACGCGCCACACGCGGGTGTTGTTGGACAAGTACGGCGTCTCGGCCCGGACCGTGAGCTACCACGAGCACAACGAGGCGGGGCGCTCGTCGGAGCTGGTGTCGCGCATGCAATCGGGAGAGACGGTGGCGCTGGTGAGCGACGCCGGCATGCCGCTGGTCAACGACCCGGGGTTCGTGCTGGTGCAGGCGTGCGTCGCGGCGGGGATCGGGGTGGAGGTGCTGCCGGGACCGTCGGCCGCGTTGACCGCCTTGGTCGCGTCCGGGTTGCCGTCGGGGACGTGGCGCTTCGTGGGGTTCCTGCCGCGCAAGGTCGGCGAGTTGTCGTCCTTGCTCTCCTCCGCCGCGGAGACGTTGGTGGCCTTCGAATCGCCCCGCCGCCTCTCGGCCTCGCTCGCGACACTCGCCTCACTCGACGCCGACCGCCCGGTCGCGGTGTGCCGCGAGCTGACGAAGCTCCACGAGGAGATCCTGCGCGGCACGGCTTCGGAGTTGTTGCAGCACTTCACGGAGACCGAGCCGCGCGGGGAGATCGTGGTGGTCATCGGGGCGGCGTCGGAGGAGACGGCGTCGCTCGGCCCGGCGCTGGACGCCTTGTCGCGGCTGGTCGAGGCGGGCGCCAAGAAGCGCCCGGCGGCGGGCGTCGTCTCCGACCTCACCGGGATCCCGGCGAACACGCTGTACCGGGCGCTGACCGAGGGCGGCTAG
- a CDS encoding ROK family protein, with product MSAGCVIGVDLGGTKLLAGVVDADLNVHHRVFRHAREGRSGDELLDVIVAAVDEAREAAGGEVRAVGLGVPSLVDPATGVANTTVHLPLRDVPLRDVMAERLGLPVAVDNDANAAMVAELRAGAARGASCAALLTLGTGIGGGMVVDGAVVRGAHGGAGEWGHMVIAADGPLCTCGNRGCLEMLVSGSALGRAAAEAAASLPDSGFGRALEAGTAITGMLVTELAHDGDPVARDVVARMGHYLGVGIANVVNILNPSVVVVGGGVIAAGEMLLAPARRVVAERALAPSRDQVEIRATRFGDASGMIGAAILAQDLAASR from the coding sequence ATGTCCGCCGGGTGCGTGATCGGCGTCGATCTCGGCGGAACGAAGTTGCTCGCTGGGGTGGTGGACGCCGACCTGAACGTCCATCACCGCGTCTTCCGGCATGCCCGCGAGGGCAGGTCCGGCGACGAGCTGCTCGACGTCATCGTCGCGGCGGTCGACGAGGCGCGCGAGGCAGCGGGTGGAGAGGTTAGGGCAGTCGGCTTGGGTGTCCCGTCGTTGGTGGATCCTGCAACCGGTGTTGCCAACACCACGGTCCACCTGCCGTTGCGGGATGTTCCGTTAAGGGATGTGATGGCGGAGCGGCTCGGGCTGCCGGTCGCGGTCGACAACGACGCCAACGCGGCGATGGTCGCGGAGCTGCGCGCGGGCGCCGCGCGGGGTGCTTCCTGCGCCGCGCTGCTGACGCTGGGCACCGGGATCGGCGGCGGGATGGTCGTGGACGGCGCCGTCGTCCGGGGCGCGCACGGGGGCGCGGGCGAGTGGGGGCACATGGTCATCGCCGCCGACGGGCCGCTTTGCACGTGCGGGAACCGGGGGTGCCTGGAGATGCTGGTGAGCGGCTCTGCGCTGGGCCGCGCCGCCGCGGAGGCCGCGGCGTCGCTCCCGGACTCCGGGTTCGGGCGCGCGCTGGAGGCGGGGACGGCGATCACGGGGATGCTCGTGACCGAGCTGGCCCACGACGGCGACCCGGTCGCGCGGGATGTCGTCGCGCGGATGGGGCACTACTTGGGGGTCGGGATCGCGAACGTGGTGAACATCCTGAACCCGTCGGTCGTCGTCGTCGGCGGGGGCGTGATCGCGGCGGGGGAGATGCTGCTGGCCCCGGCGCGCAGGGTCGTGGCCGAGCGGGCGCTGGCGCCGTCCCGGGACCAGGTGGAGATCCGCGCGACGCGCTTCGGCGACGCCAGCGGGATGATCGGCGCGGCGATCCTGGCGCAGGACCTGGCGGCGTCGCGATGA
- a CDS encoding LCP family protein — protein MNPSDPPPEYKKYRSGPSFLKRGGGSVLDDFPDLPERDRDRAGERDAHDHPGDDEPGRKDFRRAPRRRRLPLPGLPRRPRVGVGRALTIGRVVRWIVLAVIGWLALSLVLFLISAQLQQGDLSGKVSLGGAGFPLTSPNTVLVLGSDARTKGSKEPGADVGGPSRSDSILLMRVGGGKNARLSIPRDTIVNIPGHGLNKINAAYAFGGDKLAVQTIEQYLGIKVNHLIEVNFSNFPDLIDAMGGITYNGSCVVSRINGGSRNGGYTLRLKNGKTHISGKQALALARTRHNDCNKAESDLTRARRQQKILSAMKSRVASPFAFPRLPWIAWNAPKALKSDMSGPTLLGLFGALATGGTPPTHILKPDGAETAPDGGAGLHVSDAEKQRDVARFLRG, from the coding sequence GTGAACCCCTCCGATCCCCCGCCCGAGTACAAGAAGTACCGCTCCGGACCGAGCTTCCTCAAGCGCGGCGGCGGGTCGGTGCTGGACGACTTCCCGGACCTCCCGGAGCGCGACCGCGACCGCGCGGGCGAGCGCGACGCGCACGACCACCCCGGAGACGACGAGCCCGGCCGCAAGGACTTCCGCCGCGCTCCGCGCCGGCGCCGCCTCCCGCTCCCCGGCCTGCCGCGCCGCCCGCGCGTCGGCGTCGGCCGCGCGCTCACGATCGGCCGCGTCGTCAGGTGGATCGTCCTCGCCGTCATCGGCTGGCTGGCGCTGTCGCTCGTCCTGTTCCTGATCTCCGCCCAGCTCCAGCAGGGCGACCTCTCCGGGAAGGTCTCGCTCGGCGGCGCCGGCTTCCCGCTGACGAGCCCGAACACGGTCCTCGTGCTCGGCTCCGACGCGCGCACGAAGGGCTCCAAGGAGCCCGGCGCCGACGTCGGCGGCCCGAGCCGCAGCGACTCGATCCTGCTCATGCGCGTCGGCGGCGGCAAGAACGCGCGCCTGTCGATCCCGCGCGACACGATCGTCAACATCCCCGGCCACGGGCTCAACAAGATCAACGCGGCCTACGCCTTCGGCGGCGACAAGCTCGCCGTGCAGACGATCGAGCAGTACCTCGGGATCAAGGTCAACCACCTGATCGAGGTCAACTTCTCCAACTTCCCGGACCTCATCGACGCGATGGGCGGGATCACCTACAACGGCTCCTGCGTCGTCAGCCGGATCAACGGCGGCAGCAGGAACGGCGGCTACACGCTGCGCCTCAAGAACGGCAAGACGCACATCAGCGGCAAGCAGGCGCTCGCCCTCGCGCGGACCCGCCACAACGACTGCAACAAGGCCGAGTCAGACCTCACCCGCGCACGCCGCCAGCAGAAGATCCTCAGCGCGATGAAGTCACGCGTGGCCTCGCCGTTCGCGTTCCCCCGCCTGCCCTGGATCGCCTGGAACGCGCCCAAGGCGCTCAAGAGCGACATGTCGGGCCCGACCCTCCTCGGCCTCTTCGGCGCGCTCGCCACCGGCGGCACCCCGCCGACCCACATTCTCAAGCCCGACGGCGCAGAAACCGCACCCGACGGCGGCGCCGGCCTCCACGTCTCCGACGCCGAGAAGCAGCGCGACGTCGCGCGCTTCCTGAGGGGCTAG
- the rsmA gene encoding 16S rRNA (adenine(1518)-N(6)/adenine(1519)-N(6))-dimethyltransferase RsmA: MSRAVAEDDATDEPTQPTQPTLRRMRAFGIRPKRDLGQNFLIDSNILGVIERAAKLGDQDVVLEIGGGLGVLSEHLAARAKHVHVVELDRSLEDALHDAVDPYNNVTLHFGDALDLDLQALDPAPTKVVANLPYGIAATAILNTVFDLPGVTTWVAMVQKEVGERFAAQAGTSAYGVPSVLAQLSTDVRVHRSVSRSVFHPVPNVDSVLVVLERTGPAPSKALRKLVQGAFAHRRKALPKSLQLHGGDKALRDRARAALADLGLPEDARAERLTPEQFRAMSERIGG, from the coding sequence GTGAGCCGCGCCGTGGCCGAGGACGACGCGACGGACGAACCGACGCAACCGACGCAGCCGACGCTGCGGCGGATGCGGGCGTTCGGGATCCGACCGAAGCGCGATCTCGGGCAGAACTTCCTGATCGACTCCAACATCCTGGGCGTCATCGAGCGGGCGGCGAAGCTCGGCGACCAGGACGTCGTCCTGGAGATCGGCGGCGGGCTCGGCGTGCTGAGCGAGCATCTCGCGGCGCGCGCGAAGCATGTGCATGTGGTCGAGCTGGACCGCTCGCTGGAGGACGCGCTGCACGACGCGGTCGACCCCTACAACAACGTCACGCTGCACTTCGGCGACGCGCTCGACCTCGACCTCCAGGCGCTCGACCCCGCGCCGACCAAGGTGGTGGCCAACCTCCCGTACGGGATCGCGGCCACGGCGATCCTCAACACGGTCTTCGACCTGCCCGGCGTCACGACGTGGGTCGCGATGGTCCAGAAGGAGGTCGGCGAGCGCTTCGCCGCCCAGGCCGGGACCAGCGCGTACGGCGTCCCGAGCGTCCTCGCGCAGCTCTCCACCGACGTCCGCGTGCACCGCAGCGTGTCGCGCAGCGTCTTCCACCCGGTCCCGAACGTGGACTCGGTGCTCGTCGTGCTGGAGCGCACCGGGCCGGCGCCGAGCAAGGCGCTCCGGAAGCTCGTCCAGGGCGCGTTCGCGCACCGGCGCAAGGCGCTGCCGAAGTCGCTCCAGCTCCACGGCGGCGACAAGGCGCTCCGGGACCGGGCGCGCGCCGCGCTCGCCGACCTCGGCCTGCCCGAGGACGCGCGCGCCGAGCGCCTGACGCCCGAGCAGTTCCGCGCGATGTCGGAGAGGATCGGCGGCTGA
- the metG gene encoding methionine--tRNA ligase — translation MAQNSFYVTTPIYYVNAAPHLGHAYTTIAADVMARHHRQKGDDVFFLTGTDEHGEPVALAAEAAGVTPRELADKNAERFKALAPVLNATNDFFIRTSDPEHVRAVQEVLTKVKDNGYVELGVYEGWYCPRCADFKSEQEIIEGNKCPIHLIELDWEQEENYFFKLSKLQGRLEELYENHPDFVAPQSRRNEALSFIKSGLNDVSLTRGKLSWGVPVPWDEKHVFYVWFDALLNYYTALTYARPGEDLRGEFWPASYHLIAKDILKFHCVFWPALLMAADLPLPRRVFVHGYLLLEGHKMSKSLGNVLDPFEVIDKYGSDALRFYLLRDVSFGQDGSVSTADFEKRYDSELANDFGNLASRTIKMLIRYRDGAVPQVELDPAMHAEFEELNTKVSSLIGRAELTPALEEIWVRIRRLNAYVGDNEPWKLAKDPERAADLDRVLATLIEGVRVVTVLLHPWIPDRAGRLLHALGAPEDLHDTDPSLTIAGAQYGARVPRQVADIEPLFPKQQQPA, via the coding sequence ATGGCCCAGAACTCGTTCTACGTCACGACGCCCATCTACTACGTCAACGCGGCGCCGCATCTGGGGCATGCCTACACGACGATCGCTGCGGATGTCATGGCGCGGCATCATCGCCAGAAGGGCGATGACGTCTTCTTCCTCACCGGCACGGACGAGCATGGGGAGCCGGTGGCGCTCGCGGCGGAGGCGGCGGGGGTCACGCCGCGGGAGCTCGCCGACAAGAACGCCGAGCGGTTCAAGGCGCTGGCGCCGGTCCTGAACGCGACCAACGACTTCTTCATCCGGACCTCGGACCCCGAGCACGTCAGGGCGGTCCAGGAGGTCCTGACCAAGGTGAAGGACAACGGCTACGTCGAGCTCGGCGTCTACGAGGGCTGGTACTGCCCGCGCTGCGCCGACTTCAAGTCCGAGCAGGAGATCATCGAGGGCAACAAGTGCCCGATCCACCTGATCGAGCTCGACTGGGAGCAGGAGGAGAACTACTTCTTCAAGCTCTCGAAGCTCCAGGGCCGCCTGGAGGAGCTGTACGAGAACCACCCGGACTTCGTGGCGCCGCAATCCCGCCGCAACGAGGCGCTGAGCTTCATCAAGTCCGGCCTCAACGACGTCTCCCTCACGCGCGGGAAGCTCTCGTGGGGCGTCCCGGTCCCGTGGGACGAGAAGCACGTCTTCTACGTCTGGTTCGACGCGCTCCTGAACTACTACACGGCGCTCACCTACGCCCGCCCGGGCGAGGACCTGCGCGGCGAGTTCTGGCCGGCGTCCTACCACCTGATCGCCAAGGACATCCTGAAGTTCCACTGCGTCTTCTGGCCGGCGCTCCTGATGGCCGCCGACCTGCCGCTGCCCAGGCGCGTGTTCGTCCACGGCTACCTCCTGCTCGAGGGCCACAAGATGTCCAAGTCGCTCGGCAACGTGCTCGACCCGTTCGAGGTCATAGACAAGTACGGCAGCGACGCCCTGCGCTTCTACCTCCTGCGCGACGTCAGCTTCGGCCAGGACGGCTCGGTCTCGACCGCGGACTTCGAGAAGCGCTACGACTCCGAGCTGGCCAACGACTTCGGCAACCTTGCCTCGCGCACGATCAAGATGCTGATCCGCTACCGCGACGGGGCGGTGCCCCAGGTCGAGCTGGACCCGGCGATGCACGCCGAGTTCGAGGAGCTCAACACCAAGGTGTCGTCCTTGATCGGCCGCGCCGAGCTGACCCCGGCGCTGGAGGAGATCTGGGTCCGGATCCGCCGCCTCAACGCCTACGTCGGCGACAACGAGCCGTGGAAGCTGGCGAAGGACCCCGAGCGCGCGGCCGACCTCGACCGCGTCCTCGCCACGCTGATCGAGGGCGTGCGCGTGGTGACGGTCCTGCTCCACCCGTGGATCCCGGACCGCGCGGGCAGGCTGCTGCATGCGCTCGGCGCGCCCGAGGATCTCCACGACACCGACCCGTCGCTGACGATCGCCGGCGCGCAGTACGGCGCCCGCGTCCCGCGCCAGGTCGCCGACATCGAGCCGCTGTTCCCCAAGCAGCAGCAGCCCGCGTGA
- a CDS encoding TatD family hydrolase yields MIDSHTHLDSCAPDDAALVAAATAVGVNRILTIGQDGATGRAALAAAEAFPQVYAAIGHHPNQATGFDDGHLAELQALASHERCRAIGETGLDHFRDYAPAADQVRAFHAQIELAKDTNKPLVIHTRAAEVETIATLRERAAGVKVILHCFSMPDHLDECLAEGWFISFAGNVTYPKNEDLAAAAERVPDDRILVETDAPYLTPVPYRRERNQPAYVTETARFVAERRGQTYQQLDAAVEATAAGLFGW; encoded by the coding sequence GTGATCGACTCCCACACCCACCTCGACTCCTGCGCGCCCGACGACGCGGCCCTCGTCGCCGCGGCGACGGCCGTCGGCGTCAACCGGATCCTCACGATCGGCCAGGACGGCGCGACCGGCCGCGCGGCGCTCGCCGCCGCCGAGGCGTTCCCGCAGGTCTACGCCGCGATCGGTCACCACCCCAACCAGGCGACCGGCTTCGACGACGGCCACCTCGCCGAGCTGCAGGCGCTGGCCTCGCACGAGCGCTGCCGTGCGATCGGCGAGACCGGCCTGGACCACTTCCGCGACTACGCGCCCGCCGCCGACCAGGTCCGCGCGTTCCACGCGCAGATCGAGCTGGCCAAGGACACCAACAAGCCGCTGGTCATCCACACGCGCGCGGCCGAGGTCGAGACGATCGCCACGCTGCGCGAGCGGGCGGCCGGGGTCAAGGTCATCCTGCACTGCTTCTCGATGCCCGACCACCTCGACGAGTGCCTCGCCGAGGGCTGGTTCATCTCGTTCGCCGGGAACGTCACGTACCCCAAGAACGAGGACCTGGCCGCGGCCGCCGAGCGCGTGCCCGACGACCGCATCCTCGTGGAGACCGACGCGCCGTACCTGACGCCGGTCCCGTACCGCAGGGAGCGCAACCAGCCCGCGTACGTCACCGAGACCGCGCGCTTCGTCGCCGAGCGCCGCGGTCAGACCTACCAGCAGCTGGACGCCGCCGTCGAGGCGACGGCCGCCGGCCTCTTCGGGTGGTGA
- a CDS encoding 4-(cytidine 5'-diphospho)-2-C-methyl-D-erythritol kinase has protein sequence MRLETRAPGKINVCLFLGPTRERDGRHELVSIMQSVTLADRLRIEWAPEGEHHDVVECPGVEGPNLVATAIAAFRKATSWDGDRVKVSIDKRLPVAAGMAGGSADAAAALRLLSRVSKIDDDELLHHIAVTLGADVPAQVRPGRVLATGAGENVERIPGVARYGVLVVPHPEPLRTPDVFREADRLGLPRKAKRLAEALDAVKGGVNDLPDELCVNELEPAALSLRPELRDTLRRVRDAGADVAMVSGSGPTVLGLFHDRHAAKRARDEHFPGCKVAKPVGPHGGEVLAA, from the coding sequence ATGCGCCTCGAGACCCGCGCCCCCGGGAAGATCAACGTCTGCCTGTTCCTCGGCCCGACGCGCGAGCGCGACGGCCGCCACGAGCTGGTGTCGATCATGCAGTCGGTGACGCTCGCCGACCGCCTGCGGATCGAGTGGGCGCCCGAGGGCGAGCACCATGATGTGGTCGAGTGCCCCGGCGTCGAGGGCCCCAACCTGGTCGCGACCGCGATCGCCGCGTTCCGGAAGGCCACGAGCTGGGACGGCGACCGCGTGAAGGTCTCGATCGACAAGCGCCTCCCGGTCGCGGCCGGGATGGCCGGCGGCAGCGCCGACGCGGCGGCCGCGCTGCGCCTCCTCTCGCGCGTGTCGAAGATCGACGACGACGAGCTGTTGCATCACATCGCGGTGACGCTCGGTGCCGACGTCCCGGCTCAGGTGCGACCGGGGCGCGTCCTGGCGACCGGCGCGGGGGAGAACGTCGAGCGGATCCCCGGGGTCGCGAGGTACGGCGTGCTCGTGGTGCCCCATCCGGAGCCGCTGCGCACGCCCGACGTCTTCCGCGAGGCGGATCGGCTGGGGCTGCCGCGGAAGGCCAAGCGGCTGGCGGAGGCGCTCGACGCGGTCAAGGGCGGCGTGAACGACCTCCCGGACGAGCTGTGCGTCAACGAGCTGGAGCCGGCGGCGCTGTCGCTTCGGCCCGAGTTGAGGGACACGCTCCGACGCGTCCGCGACGCAGGCGCCGACGTCGCGATGGTCTCCGGCTCCGGCCCCACGGTCCTGGGCCTCTTCCACGACCGCCACGCCGCCAAGCGGGCGCGCGACGAGCACTTCCCCGGCTGCAAGGTCGCCAAGCCGGTCGGCCCCCACGGCGGCGAGGTGCTCGCCGCGTGA
- a CDS encoding glycine--tRNA ligase, with translation MDKIVALCKRRGLIFPASEIYGGIANTYDYGHYGVLLKRNVVDAWWDAMLQERDDVVALDSAIIQHPKTWESSGHLAGFTDPLVDCKTCKKRFRADHLAEARENPDSQPEIRCGRKPSQLPGDTPDCDLTEPREFNLMFETAIGPVQGGGTRVFLRPETAQGIFLDFKTVLTFARRRPPFGIAQVGKSFRNEITPGNFIFRTLEFEQMEMEFFVPPDQAADWYEHWKQARFDWYVKLGLRPDHLRLRDHDEDELSHYSSGTADVEYLFPIGWSELEGIANRGNFDLTAHGNGSGKAIEVVDPELGRYVPHVIEPAAGVGRSMLAFLADAYDEEELGTAEKSDIRTVLRLHPKLAPVKAAILPLVKKDGQPELAAEVQSLLKARMQTEYDEGGSIGKRYRRQDEIGTPWCITIDHESLEDRTVTVRDRDSLQQERIPIDQLADELSLRLARPWVSPKVAG, from the coding sequence ATGGACAAGATCGTGGCGCTGTGCAAGCGCCGCGGCCTGATCTTCCCCGCCAGCGAGATCTACGGCGGCATCGCCAACACCTATGACTACGGGCACTACGGCGTGCTGCTCAAGCGCAACGTCGTCGACGCGTGGTGGGACGCGATGCTCCAGGAGCGCGACGACGTCGTCGCCCTGGACTCCGCGATCATCCAGCACCCCAAGACCTGGGAGTCGAGCGGCCACCTCGCCGGCTTCACCGACCCGCTCGTCGACTGCAAGACGTGCAAGAAGCGCTTCCGCGCCGACCACCTCGCGGAAGCCCGTGAGAACCCGGACTCCCAGCCCGAGATCCGCTGCGGGCGCAAGCCCTCCCAGCTGCCCGGCGACACGCCCGACTGCGACCTCACCGAGCCGCGTGAGTTCAACCTCATGTTCGAGACCGCGATCGGCCCCGTCCAGGGCGGCGGCACCCGCGTCTTCCTGCGCCCCGAGACCGCGCAGGGCATCTTCCTGGACTTCAAGACCGTCCTGACCTTCGCCCGCAGGCGCCCGCCGTTCGGCATCGCCCAGGTCGGCAAGTCGTTCCGCAACGAGATCACGCCCGGCAACTTCATCTTCCGCACGCTCGAGTTCGAGCAGATGGAGATGGAGTTCTTCGTCCCGCCGGACCAGGCCGCCGACTGGTACGAGCACTGGAAGCAGGCGCGCTTCGACTGGTACGTGAAGCTCGGCCTGCGCCCGGACCACCTGCGCCTGCGCGACCACGACGAGGACGAGCTCTCCCACTACTCGTCGGGCACCGCCGACGTCGAGTACCTGTTCCCGATCGGCTGGTCGGAGCTCGAGGGCATCGCCAACCGCGGCAACTTCGACCTGACCGCGCACGGCAACGGCTCGGGCAAGGCGATCGAGGTCGTCGACCCCGAGCTGGGCCGCTACGTCCCGCACGTCATCGAGCCCGCGGCCGGCGTCGGCCGCTCGATGCTCGCCTTCCTCGCCGACGCCTACGACGAGGAGGAGCTCGGGACCGCCGAGAAGTCCGACATCCGGACCGTTCTGCGTCTCCACCCGAAGCTCGCGCCGGTCAAGGCCGCGATCCTGCCGCTCGTCAAGAAGGACGGCCAGCCCGAGCTGGCGGCCGAGGTCCAGTCGCTGCTGAAGGCGCGCATGCAGACCGAGTACGACGAGGGCGGCTCGATCGGCAAGCGCTACCGCCGCCAGGACGAGATCGGCACGCCGTGGTGCATCACGATCGACCACGAGTCGCTCGAGGACCGCACGGTCACCGTCCGCGACCGCGACTCGCTGCAGCAGGAGCGGATCCCGATCGACCAGCTCGCCGACGAGCTGTCGCTGCGCCTCGCGCGTCCCTGGGTCTCACCGAAGGTCGCCGGGTAG